A single window of Cryptococcus neoformans var. neoformans JEC21 chromosome 3 sequence DNA harbors:
- a CDS encoding 60s ribosomal protein l7, mitochondrial precursor, putative: MGAQSVRSFTASASRVSLKRAAPISRHASTKAAVQQDEWSLPYIHLGPTHASRYSQHYNNSLASDVMYMTYSHRLSQRPAKPETLQPPQTPYEANRARPPIMRGNRAVRTKTTEITPATVPKLESIIVHTMVKEAIGNKNSLLSAIAALRAISGETPNGAGRKGSSGVQVITAKKSAAAWKLREGMPVAVKVELKGEAMYDFIQSLVDFVLPRLRDFSGVPLPPASTPKSSPASLAGVVSFGFGPTAMSFFPQIEANTDAYPKMHGFHVFFKTNLTGENAQEHARTLVSGFRIPFHRR, encoded by the coding sequence ATGGGCGCCCAATCTGTTCGGTCCTTTACTGCCTCAGCATCCAGAGTATCTCTTAAGAGGGCCGCTCCCATCTCCCGCCATGCTTCAACCAAGGCCGCAGTGCAACAAGACGAATGGTCTCTTCCCTACATTCACCTCGGTCCCACCCATGCCTCTCGATATTCCCAACATTACAACAACTCCCTCGCTTCCGACGTCATGTACATGACCTATTCCCATCGTCTCTCTCAGCGTCCGGCCAAACCTGAAACTCTTCAGCCCCCTCAAACACCGTATGAGGCAAACCGGGCCCGACCGCCTATCATGAGAGGTAACCGTGCCGTCCGAACTAAGACAACCGAGATCACACCGGCGACCGTCCCCAAACTCGAGTCCATCATTGTCCATACCATGGTGAAGGAAGCCATCGGCAACAAAAactcccttctttcagcTATCGCTGCTCTTCGCGCTATCTCTGGTGAGACTCCCAACGGAGCAGGTCGCAAAGGTTCATCCGGTGTCCAGGTCATCACCGCCAAAAAGTCCGCGGCTGCCTGGAAACTCAGAGAGGGGATGCCCGTCGCTGTCAAGGTCGAACTCAAGGGCGAAGCCATGTACGACTTCATCCAGTCCCTTGTTGACTTTGTCCTTCCCCGTCTGCGAGATTTCTCAGGTgtccctcttccacctgCTTCTACACCCAAAAGTTCTCCCGCTAGCTTGGCTGGTGTCGTGTCTTTTGGTTTCGGACCTACCGCTATGAGTTTTTTCCCTCAAATTGAGGCCAACACCGATGCCTACCCCAAAATGCACGGTTTCCATGTATTTTTCAAGACCAATCTCACGGGGGAAAACGCCCAGGAACACGCGAGGACATTGGTTAGTGGGTTTAGAATACCATTCCACAGGAGATAG
- a CDS encoding glicosidase, putative, whose product MPIVERELFGFQLATSPSIGDSITSFSLVSSPESIYKDFTYSISFPLPNVYRILLTGPNRTRPLQDNVVLDTSESKFKVIALDNDGCEATFDFPSPISESLDGAEKRRRQLHLSWKEHITLTTYETLLSTGQQLRLLGDLPNRSYALTEHGVMRHWWVEIDNLHLGLGEKAAPLDLSNRSFMNHGSDSAAYDAYQTDPLYKHTPYLISTPKPTSEGEELPSTYAIYHPTNAGGEWNVRRLHDDPWGYFKSYTQDYGGLEEWVLVGKGVEQVVRTFAEIVGRPRLVGRDWLGYLASGMGLGESDDPPAQELLSTWPELCRKYDIPCSAMHLSSGYTADKDGNRCVFTMNTKRYPDFKGMVAHFHKAGIKVVPNIKPYVLQTHPHYKDLHSSNALFYDPYSKSPVVTRIWSSGVGDNEKGSWVDMTSEEGRQWWADGVKSLIDLGVDGMWDDNNEYYLHDDSFVCATSLPHEFTSSPSGPVTIGEIGRMINTELVNYVSHTTLEKAHPTRRTYVLTRSGNVGTFKYANSTWSGDNYTSWHNLRGSQAIQFNAGMSLMQSYGSDIGGFGGPLPGEEMFVRWVQLGVTHSRFCIHSFKPDQSDISGVGATNTPWMYPAVLPIIREAIKWRYEHLPFFNSLMWESHLRATPTTTWLGFGPFASDPALYEASILEGFDAWLGTGRILVCPALFEGQLTREVYFPKACMDDKSLYFDLHAPYRTYKAGDRVMIATPMEHMGLFAREGAVVPVGKRYHTVTQKQGPARQTPDGVDVVLEDEGGVVGLDDWRGVKIFPGHEGNAYRGQWTEDDGISATPDKTVVEVEYVGGKDEVTIGFKLTEHKFKTLWGRKLAVLLPVGDERSVKGGKEDVWEGRKVWNIEF is encoded by the exons ATGCCTATCGTTGAGCGCGAACTTTTTGGGTTCCAGCTTGCTACCAGTCCCTCCATAGGGGATTCAATCACCTCGTTCTCTCTCGTCTCCTCCCCGGAGAGCATCTATAAAGACTTCACCTACAgcatctctttccctttacCCAATGTGTACCGCATTCTCCTCACTGGACCCAATAGGACCAGACCGCTACAGGACAATGTTGTACTAGATACCTCCGAAAGCAAGTTCAAGGTGATCGCCTTGGATAATGATGGGTGCGAAGCCACTTTCGATTTCCCTAGCCCCATCTCCGAGAGCTTAGACGGAGCCGAAAAGCGACGCCGCCAACTCCATCTTTCATGGAAAGAGCACATCACTCTCACAACATACGAGACCCTTCTCTCCACGGGACAACAGCTTCGTCTTTTGGGAGACCTTCCGAACAGGTCTTATGCCCTTACCGAACATGGTGTAATGAGACACTGGTGGGTTGAAATTGACAATCTCCATTTGGGCTTGGGGGAGAAGGCAGCGCCTCTAGATCTATCAAACAGGTCTTTCATGAATCACGGCTCCGACTCTGCTGCCTATGACGCCTATCAAACCGATCCATTGTACAAGCATACACCCTACTTAATCTCCACACCGAAGCCCACGTCCGAAGGCGAAGAACTCCCTTCCACTTATGCCATTTATCATCCTACAAACGCTGGAGGGGAGTGGAATGTTCGCAGGCTTCATGATGACCCTTGGGGGTATTTCAAGTCTTACACTCAGGATTATGGAGGACTTGAAGAATGGGTCTTAGTGGGAAAGGGAGTCGAGCAGGTTGTAAGAACATTTGCTGAGATTGTTGGAAGGCCAAGACTGGTGGGCAGGGATTGGTTAGGATATCTTG CCTCCGGTATGGGTCTTGGAGAAAGTGACGATCCTCCCGCTCAGGAATTGCTTTCTACCTGGCCTGAACTATGCCGAAAATACGACATACCTTGCTCAGCTATGCAT CTATCGTCGGGCTATACGGCAGACAAAGATGGAAATCGCTGTGTTTTCACCATGAATACAAAGCGATATCCAGACTTCAAGGGGATGGTCGCTCATTTTCATAAAGCAGGGATCAAAGTGGTTCCCAACATCAAACCAT ATGTTCTTCAGACGCATCCTCATTACAAGGATCTCCATTCATCCAACGCGCTGTTCTACGATCCTTACTCTAAATCTCCTGTGGTCACACGTATCTGGTCGTCAGGTGTGGGTGATAATGAAAAGGGCAGCTGGGTGGATATGACAAGTGAGGAGGGACGGCAATGGTGGGCTGACGGAGTGAAGAGTCTGATTGATCTAGGGGTCGATGGGATGTGGGA TGATAACAACGAGTATTATCTCCACGATGATTCCTTTGTTTGTGCGACTTCTTTGCCCCACGAATTTAcgtcctctccttctggaCCGGTGACCATCGGCGAAATAGGTCGCATGATCAATACTGAGCTTGTCAACTATGTTTCGCACACGACCCTAGAAAAAGCCCACCCAACCCGACGAACCTATGTCCTGACCCGTTCCGGGAATGTCGGCACATTCAAATATGCCAACTCGACCTGGTCAGGTGACAATTACACTTCCTGGCACAACCTTCGTGGATCTCAAGCTATTCAGTTCAATGCCGGTATGTCGCTTATGCAAAGCTATGGATCCGACATTGGTGGGTTTGGAGGACCATTACCGGGAGAGGAGATGTTTGTGAGGTGGGTGCAGTTGGGGGTGACACATTCGAGGTTTTGTATCCATAGCTTCAAGCCCGATCAAAGTGATATTAGCGGAGTGGGAGCGACAAACACCCCTTGGATG TATCCGGCTGTGTTGCCTATCATTAGGGAGGCGATTAAATGGCGATACGAgcatcttcctttctt TAACTCACTCATGTGGGAGTCTCATCTTCGCGCTACTCCCACTACGACCTGGCTCGGTTTTGGCCCATTCGCGTCTGATCCTGCACTCTACGAAGCCTCCATCTTAGAAGGCTTTGACGCTTGGCTCGGCACTGGTCGAATCCTAGTCTGCCCTGCGCTATTTGAAGGTCAACTCACTCGAGAAGTGTACTTCCCCAAAGCATGCATGGACGACAAGAGCTTGTACTTTGATCTCCATGCACCATACAGAACGTATAAAGCGGGAGACAGAGTAATGATCGCAACGCCAATGGAGCATATGGGCCTGTTTGCAAGGGAGGGTGCGGTCGTGCCAGTAGGCAAGAGATATCACACTGTCACTCAAAAGCAAGGTCCAGCAAGGCAAACTCCAGATGGGGTTGATGTTGTGCTCGAAGACGAAGGTGGTGTAGTCGGACTTGATGACTGGCGAGGCGTGAAGATCTTCCCTGGCCACGAAGGAAATGCCTACAGAGGCCAGTGGACAGAGGACGATGGCATTTCAGCGACACCGGACAAAACAGTGGTCGAAGTGGAGTATGTGGGTGGAAAGGACGAGGTGACAATTGGATTCAAGTTGACGGAGCATAAGTTCAAGACGCTGTGGGGTCGCAAATTAGCGGTCCTGTTGCCAGTTGGGGACGAAAGATCAGTGAAGggtgggaaggaagatgtaTGGGAAGGACGAAAAGTTTGGAATATTGAATTTTAG
- a CDS encoding peptide-N4-(N-acetyl-beta- glucosaminyl)asparagine amidase, putative, translating to MFNQPSDSPFRDYQAYVHIVNYCAAALAAGIYQGIPQLSVPSPKEVGDLNRLWREYLLTHKLEVLSSFRRRRSVVSDDMQGVIKNLQQHTYSLRDPRGDPSMQGVSEYELRALVPDITSSIAFISSNPPFTPFGQVDAEVLALCRWFKDDYMRWVDPIKCPTCDGPTFSAGTVPPDGTEHWEGAGRVELHVCKDKNCAAQRRFPRYGKVSTLLRTREGRCGEWAHLFYVFLRAKGIESRYVWNSEDHVWCEYWSPALRHWVHVDPCEGAINKPLIYALGWGKKQAFCLAFGQYGAEDVSAAYIDDFDGDCRLRRRARGWKERDLRRALFAQTVALRLKMDLPQRSRLEVMDQLQALWISDREGRMREAEKSELIGRISGPDDWKRLRDELGLNAKIIQKPQYTVVSNLESDNQALVTFGDAHWDGSTIVLTTGNSQTSAVFHPHPIDQSDTFSCTVTFRLTSPPGAGEADGISIIFVPKKALGLGGYGLGYSGLGGCTAPGTLPKLSNGKEHKLQILYRGEDRRVRGYLTISSEGSVKDETDIEVFDIVVPSGNEQKPWFIGVTGSCGGLWQKQEIVDWSLQLVAFGDGQTILQKSSGKAKAGCERNDERDNI from the exons ATGTTCAATCAGCCCTCGGACTCCCCATTCCGAGACTATCAGGCATATGTTCATATCGTGAACTATTGCGCCGCAGCCCTTGCCGCTGGAATCTACCAAGGAATCCCTCAGCTCTCTgtcccttctccaaagGAAGTTGGTGATCTGAATCGACTCTGGCGGGAGTATCTCCTGACGCACAAGTTAGAAGTGCTGTCGTCCTTCCGCAGAAGAAGGTCTGTAGTGAGCGATGATATGCAAGGTGTCATCAAGAATTTACAACAGCATACCTATAGTCTTCGAGACCCTCGAGGCGAC CCCAGCATGCAAGGGGTATCTGAGTACGAACTTCGCGCACTGGTCCCAGATATTACTTCCTCTATTGCCTTTATCTCATCAAACCCTCCATTTACACCTTTTGGTCAAGTGGATGCCGAAGTACTGGCTTTGTGCCGATGGTTCAAAGATGATTATATGCGATGGGTGGATCCTATCAAATGCCCCACTTGCGATGGACCCACGTTTTCTGCTGGCACCGTTCCACCAGATGGGACAGAACACTGGGAAGGTGCGGGTAGGGTGGAATTGCATGTCTGCAAGGATAAGAATTGCGCGGCCCAGAGAAGATTCCCGCGGTATGGAAAGGTCAGTACATTGTTGAGAACtagagaaggaagatgtggaGAATGGGCGCATTTATTTTATGTGTTCTTGCGGGCCAAAGGCATTGAATCTCGTTATGTATGGAACAG CGAAGATCATGTTTGGTGCGAATATTGGTCTCCAGCTCTTCGACATTGGGTTCATGTAGATCCATG TGAAGGGGCCATAAACAAGCCTCTGATCTATGCACTGggatggggaaagaagCAGGCGTTCTGTTT GGCATTCGGTCAGTATGGAGCCGAAGATGTGAGTGCCGCATATATTGATGATTTTGACGGGGATTGTCGCCTTCGTCGCCGTGCTCGAggctggaaagaaagagaccTTCGACGT GCCCTCTTCGCGCAGACGGTTGCACTTCGACTAAAGATGGATCTGCCCCAACGCTCGCGCCTGGAAGTGATGGATCAATTGCAAGCACTGTGGATATCAGATAGAGAAGGTCGAATGCGAGAGGCGGAAAAGTCAGAGCTTATCGGGCGCATATCAGGTCCTGATgattggaagaggttgagagaTGAGTTGGGCTTAAATGCAAAGATCATTCAAAAGCCACAATATACTG TCGTCTCTAATCTTGAATCGGACAATCAAGCTCTTGTCACTTTTGGAGACGCTCATTGGGACGGAAGTACCATTGTACTAACCACCGGTAACAGCCAGACATCCGCGGtatttcatcctcatcctaTCGACCAGAGTGACACCTTTTCGTGTACCGTAACATTTCGTCTGACATCCCCTCCTGGAGCAGGCGAGGCGGATGGAATAAGTATTATATTTGTGCCGAAGAAGGCCCTCGGCCTAGGGGGGTACGGATTGGGATATTCGGGTTTAGGGG GTTGTACAGCCCCTGGGACCCTACCTAAACTCAGTAATGGCAAGGAACATAAGCTTCAAATACTTTATAGAGGTGAAGACAGGAGAGTGAGGGGCTATTTGACGATATCATCTGAGGGGAGTGTTAAGGATGAGACCGATATTGAGGTATTTGACATTGTGGTCCCGTCAGGGAATGAGCAAAAACCGTGGTTCATTGGGGTGACAGGATCGTGTGGTGGTTTATGGCAGAAG CAAGAAATAGTCGACTGGAGTCTCCAGCTTGTGGCCTTTGGTGACGGACAAACTATATTGCAAAAGTCAAGTGGCAAGGCAAAGGCTGGATGCGAAAGGAACGACGAGAGAGACAATATCTAG
- a CDS encoding peptide-N4-(N-acetyl-beta- glucosaminyl)asparagine amidase, putative, translating to MFNQPSDSPFRDYQAYVHIVNYCAAALAAGIYQGIPQLSVPSPKEVGDLNRLWREYLLTHKLEVLSSFRRRRSVVSDDMQGVIKNLQQHTYSLRDPRGDPSMQGVSEYELRALVPDITSSIAFISSNPPFTPFGQVDAEVLALCRWFKDDYMRWVDPIKCPTCDGPTFSAGTVPPDGTEHWEGAGRVELHVCKDKNCAAQRRFPRYGKVSTLLRTREGRCGEWAHLFYVFLRAKGIESRYVWNSEDHVWCEYWSPALRHWVHVDPCEGAINKPLIYALGWGKKQAFCLAFGQYGAEDVSAAYIDDFDGDCRLRRRARGWKERDLRRALFAQTVALRLKMDLPQRSRLEVMDQLQALWISDREGRMREAEKSELIGRISGPDDWKRLRDELGLNAKIIQKPQYTVVSNLESDNQALVTFGDAHWDGSTIVLTTGNSQTSAVFHPHPIDQSDTFSCTVTFRLTSPPGAGEADGISIIFVPKKALGLGGYGLGYSGLGGKGDFAVEVDTYRTQDYADDPPTPHISVHSPPDAHHRNSIGCTAPGTLPKLSNGKEHKLQILYRGEDRRVRGYLTISSEGSVKDETDIEVFDIVVPSGNEQKPWFIGVTGSCGGLWQKQEIVDWSLQLVAFGDGQTILQKSSGKAKAGCERNDERDNI from the exons ATGTTCAATCAGCCCTCGGACTCCCCATTCCGAGACTATCAGGCATATGTTCATATCGTGAACTATTGCGCCGCAGCCCTTGCCGCTGGAATCTACCAAGGAATCCCTCAGCTCTCTgtcccttctccaaagGAAGTTGGTGATCTGAATCGACTCTGGCGGGAGTATCTCCTGACGCACAAGTTAGAAGTGCTGTCGTCCTTCCGCAGAAGAAGGTCTGTAGTGAGCGATGATATGCAAGGTGTCATCAAGAATTTACAACAGCATACCTATAGTCTTCGAGACCCTCGAGGCGAC CCCAGCATGCAAGGGGTATCTGAGTACGAACTTCGCGCACTGGTCCCAGATATTACTTCCTCTATTGCCTTTATCTCATCAAACCCTCCATTTACACCTTTTGGTCAAGTGGATGCCGAAGTACTGGCTTTGTGCCGATGGTTCAAAGATGATTATATGCGATGGGTGGATCCTATCAAATGCCCCACTTGCGATGGACCCACGTTTTCTGCTGGCACCGTTCCACCAGATGGGACAGAACACTGGGAAGGTGCGGGTAGGGTGGAATTGCATGTCTGCAAGGATAAGAATTGCGCGGCCCAGAGAAGATTCCCGCGGTATGGAAAGGTCAGTACATTGTTGAGAACtagagaaggaagatgtggaGAATGGGCGCATTTATTTTATGTGTTCTTGCGGGCCAAAGGCATTGAATCTCGTTATGTATGGAACAG CGAAGATCATGTTTGGTGCGAATATTGGTCTCCAGCTCTTCGACATTGGGTTCATGTAGATCCATG TGAAGGGGCCATAAACAAGCCTCTGATCTATGCACTGggatggggaaagaagCAGGCGTTCTGTTT GGCATTCGGTCAGTATGGAGCCGAAGATGTGAGTGCCGCATATATTGATGATTTTGACGGGGATTGTCGCCTTCGTCGCCGTGCTCGAggctggaaagaaagagaccTTCGACGT GCCCTCTTCGCGCAGACGGTTGCACTTCGACTAAAGATGGATCTGCCCCAACGCTCGCGCCTGGAAGTGATGGATCAATTGCAAGCACTGTGGATATCAGATAGAGAAGGTCGAATGCGAGAGGCGGAAAAGTCAGAGCTTATCGGGCGCATATCAGGTCCTGATgattggaagaggttgagagaTGAGTTGGGCTTAAATGCAAAGATCATTCAAAAGCCACAATATACTG TCGTCTCTAATCTTGAATCGGACAATCAAGCTCTTGTCACTTTTGGAGACGCTCATTGGGACGGAAGTACCATTGTACTAACCACCGGTAACAGCCAGACATCCGCGGtatttcatcctcatcctaTCGACCAGAGTGACACCTTTTCGTGTACCGTAACATTTCGTCTGACATCCCCTCCTGGAGCAGGCGAGGCGGATGGAATAAGTATTATATTTGTGCCGAAGAAGGCCCTCGGCCTAGGGGGGTACGGATTGGGATATTCGGGTTTAGGGGGTAAGGGAGATTTTGCTGTTGAAG TTGACACGTATCGCACACAAGATTATGCTGATGATCCGCCAACCCCTCATATATCTGTTCATTCTCCACCGGACGCCCATCATCGAAACTCGATAGGTTGTACAGCCCCTGGGACCCTACCTAAACTCAGTAATGGCAAGGAACATAAGCTTCAAATACTTTATAGAGGTGAAGACAGGAGAGTGAGGGGCTATTTGACGATATCATCTGAGGGGAGTGTTAAGGATGAGACCGATATTGAGGTATTTGACATTGTGGTCCCGTCAGGGAATGAGCAAAAACCGTGGTTCATTGGGGTGACAGGATCGTGTGGTGGTTTATGGCAGAAG CAAGAAATAGTCGACTGGAGTCTCCAGCTTGTGGCCTTTGGTGACGGACAAACTATATTGCAAAAGTCAAGTGGCAAGGCAAAGGCTGGATGCGAAAGGAACGACGAGAGAGACAATATCTAG
- a CDS encoding cytokine inducing-glycoprotein, putative encodes MIFNRFTFTAAMAASAASAISVQRRAAITDFDTSPVAFAFPEPRGFSASTASEAPCGGFDPVNRTSYPLSGGDVALIQQTDATNVNILWTSESDPTLFHSFSTYSNSILDIAAGHYCQDAPDFSSLGFAEGDNATLLVIYQLDGADTYYYQCADVSLVSATSFTTDEQYVCGNYTSELEIASSEESLHLGNTTTSESTSSGTTGTASTSSGSTNPHVSSSSSGSKLSAAEGGGIGASVTIFVFAVIAGLLWWSGLLRFGKKKQAVVHDHESVSSGVPTKERL; translated from the exons ATGATCTTTAATCGCTTCACATTCACCGCTGCCATGGCTGCCTCTGCGGCTTCTGCTATCAGTGTTCAACGCAGGGCGGCAATCACT GACTTCGACACGAGTCCCGTCGCTTTTGCCTTCCCCGAGCCTCGTGGTTTCTcagcctccaccgcctctGAAGCTCCGTGTGGTGGTTTCGACCCGGTCAACAGGACTTCTTACCCTTTGT CCGGTGGTGATGTTGCCCTGATTCAACAGACCGATGCTACAAATGTTAACATTCTTTGGACATCTGAATCCGATCCTACCCTGTTCCATTCATTCAGCACTTATTCTAACTCCATTCTCGACATCGCTGCCGGACACTATTGTCAGGATGCTCCCGatttttcctctttgggCTTCGCTGAGGGCGATAACGCTACTCTTTTGGTCATCTACCAG CTTGATGGAGCCGACACCTACTACTACCAGTGTGCCGATGTTAGTCTCGTTTCGGCCACCAGCTTTACTACCGACGAGCAGTACGTCTGTGGCAACTACACTTCCGAGCTTGAGATTGCTTCTTCTGAGGAGTCTCTTCACCTCGGTAACACCACTACCTCCGAAAGCACCTCTAGCGGTACCACCGGAACTGCTTCAACATCCAGCGGCTCCACCAACCCTCATGTCTCTAGCTCCTCGTCTGGCTCTAAGCTCAGTGCCGCCGAGGGTGGTGGTATCGGCGCCTCAGTCACTATCTTCGTTTTCGCCGTCATCGCTGGCTTATTGTGGTGGTCTGGTCTCCTTCGTTttggcaagaagaagcaggcTGTCGTGCACGACCACGAGTCTGTATCCTCTGGCGTACCCACCAAGGAGCGTCTCTGA